In the Ramlibacter tataouinensis TTB310 genome, one interval contains:
- the ndk gene encoding nucleoside-diphosphate kinase yields MAIERTLSIIKPDAVAKNVIGQIYARFEAAGLKVAAAKMAHLSRGEAEQFYAVHKARPFFKDLVEFMISGPVMIQVLEGENAILKNRELMGATDPKKAEKGTIRADFADSIDANAVHGSDAPETAKGEVAFFFPAMNIYSR; encoded by the coding sequence ATGGCTATCGAACGCACCCTCTCCATCATCAAGCCCGACGCCGTGGCCAAGAACGTGATCGGCCAGATCTACGCGCGCTTCGAGGCCGCCGGCCTGAAGGTCGCCGCCGCCAAGATGGCCCACCTGTCGCGCGGGGAGGCCGAGCAGTTCTACGCCGTGCACAAGGCGCGTCCTTTCTTCAAGGACCTGGTCGAGTTCATGATCTCCGGCCCAGTGATGATCCAGGTGCTGGAAGGCGAGAACGCCATCCTGAAGAACCGCGAGCTGATGGGCGCGACCGATCCCAAGAAGGCGGAGAAGGGCACCATCCGTGCCGACTTCGCCGACAGCATCGATGCCAACGCCGTGCACGGTTCCGACGCGCCCGAGACGGCCAAGGGGGAAGTGGCCTTCTTCTTCCCCGCCATGAACATCTATTCCCGCTGA
- the rlmN gene encoding 23S rRNA (adenine(2503)-C(2))-methyltransferase RlmN has protein sequence MTTANLLDFDLDGLAAFCETLGEKRFRATQLFRWIHQRGCAEFDQMSDLAKSLREKLKYAARVQGLAIITQHESADGTIKWLFDVGQGNAVEAVFIPEDDRGTLCVSSQAGCAVGCRFCSTGHQGFARNLSTGEIVAQLWFAEHYLRRHLGTSERVISNVVMMGMGEPLQNYSALVPALRTMLDDHGYGLSRRRVTVSTSGVVPMIDRLGQDCPVALAVSLHAPNDELRDHLVPLNRKYPLAELLDACNRYLEHAPRDFITFEYCMLDGVNDQPEHAQQLIELVRGHAGRGVSCKLNLIPFNPFPQSGLTRSPNKAVSAFAEKLINAGIVTTVRKTRGDDIDAACGQLAGDVRDRTRVGERIAQQRTVMLKQVPAVQAAGKEMER, from the coding sequence ATGACGACGGCCAACCTGCTCGATTTCGATCTCGACGGGCTGGCCGCGTTCTGCGAAACCCTGGGCGAGAAGCGCTTCCGCGCCACCCAGCTGTTCCGCTGGATCCACCAGCGCGGCTGCGCCGAGTTCGACCAGATGAGCGACCTGGCCAAGTCGCTGCGCGAGAAGCTCAAGTACGCGGCCCGGGTCCAGGGCCTGGCCATCATCACCCAGCACGAGTCGGCCGACGGCACCATCAAGTGGCTGTTCGACGTCGGCCAGGGTAACGCCGTCGAGGCAGTGTTCATCCCCGAGGACGACCGCGGCACCCTGTGCGTGTCCTCGCAGGCCGGCTGCGCCGTCGGCTGCCGCTTCTGCTCCACCGGCCACCAGGGCTTTGCGCGCAACCTCAGCACGGGCGAGATCGTGGCGCAGCTGTGGTTCGCCGAGCATTACCTGCGCCGGCACCTGGGTACCTCGGAGCGGGTCATCTCCAACGTGGTGATGATGGGCATGGGCGAGCCGCTGCAGAACTACTCGGCCCTGGTGCCGGCGCTGCGCACCATGCTGGACGACCATGGCTACGGCCTGTCGCGCCGGCGTGTCACGGTGTCCACCTCGGGCGTGGTGCCCATGATCGACCGGCTGGGCCAGGACTGCCCGGTGGCGCTGGCCGTGTCCCTGCATGCCCCCAATGACGAGCTGCGCGACCACCTGGTGCCGCTCAATCGCAAGTACCCGCTTGCCGAGCTGCTGGATGCCTGCAACCGCTACCTTGAGCATGCGCCGCGCGACTTCATCACCTTCGAGTACTGCATGCTGGACGGCGTCAACGACCAGCCCGAGCACGCCCAGCAGCTGATCGAGCTGGTGCGCGGCCACGCCGGCCGCGGAGTCTCATGCAAGCTGAACCTCATCCCGTTCAACCCCTTCCCGCAGTCGGGTCTGACGCGCTCGCCCAACAAGGCGGTGTCGGCATTCGCTGAAAAGCTCATCAATGCTGGTATCGTCACCACCGTGCGCAAGACCCGGGGGGACGACATCGACGCGGCCTGCGGCCAGCTGGCCGGCGACGTGCGTGACCGCACCCGCGTGGGCGAGCGCATCGCCCAGCAGCGCACGGTGATGTTGAAACAGGTGCCGGCGGTCCAGGCTGCCGGGAAGGAGATGGAACGATGA
- the pilW gene encoding type IV pilus biogenesis/stability protein PilW, whose product MRSSGLARRGHGAAAWVPLVAAAWVALAGCAGTGMQPGARKDMVTESDEPEARKRARIRMELALGYFEQGQTSVALDEIKQVIASDPNFPQAYNLRGLIYMRLNDMGQAEDSFRRALSVDPRSGDTLHNYGWLQCQQRRYDESVRSFEQALANPTYGARAKTLMAQGLCQARAGRAVDAERSLARSYELDAANPVTGYNLARLLYQRGELKRSQFYIRRLNNSELSNSESLWLGIRVERRLGDRVAMTQLAEQLRRRHPQSRELTAYNRGAFDE is encoded by the coding sequence ATGAGGAGCAGCGGGCTTGCGCGCAGGGGACATGGCGCCGCGGCATGGGTGCCCCTGGTGGCGGCCGCTTGGGTCGCACTGGCCGGATGTGCCGGCACAGGGATGCAGCCCGGCGCGCGCAAGGACATGGTGACCGAGTCCGACGAGCCCGAGGCACGCAAGCGTGCCCGCATCCGCATGGAGCTGGCGCTCGGCTACTTCGAGCAGGGGCAGACCAGCGTGGCGCTGGACGAGATCAAGCAGGTCATCGCCAGCGACCCCAACTTTCCGCAGGCCTACAACCTGCGCGGGCTGATCTACATGCGCCTGAACGACATGGGCCAGGCCGAGGACAGCTTCCGCCGCGCCCTGTCCGTGGACCCGCGCAGCGGCGACACGCTGCACAACTACGGCTGGCTGCAATGCCAGCAGCGCCGTTACGACGAGTCCGTGCGCTCGTTCGAGCAGGCGCTGGCCAACCCGACCTACGGCGCCCGCGCCAAGACGCTGATGGCCCAGGGCCTGTGCCAGGCACGTGCGGGCCGGGCCGTCGATGCCGAGCGCAGCCTGGCGCGCTCGTACGAGCTGGACGCCGCCAACCCGGTCACGGGCTACAACCTGGCGCGCCTGCTGTACCAGCGCGGCGAGCTCAAGCGCTCGCAGTTCTACATCCGCCGCCTGAACAACAGCGAACTGTCCAATTCCGAGTCGCTGTGGCTGGGTATCCGGGTCGAGCGCCGCCTGGGCGACCGCGTCGCCATGACCCAATTGGCCGAGCAGTTGCGCCGCCGCCATCCGCAGTCGCGCGAGCTGACGGCCTACAACCGGGGAGCCTTCGATGAGTGA
- a CDS encoding helix-turn-helix domain-containing protein: MSEVAAMEAVSAGTLLRRAREAAGLHVAALAVSLKVPVRKLEALEEDRFDLLPEPVFARALACSVCRALKIDPQPVLDRLPQSSAPWLVQDNPGLNAPFRAPGDPPGPAWWEQLTNPVFLSVAALLLGALILLLLPVPQREQAAPAPGPLAAAPVKPPAAAQPAVQTVSVVAQGEAPQADRPAAASNAQPSVPAAAVMPAIDKVAAPAAAVPVAVVPAVTAAALPASVPAKPVGGLVAFRAAAPSWIQVVDANGSVRLNRLLAGGESAGISSGALPLAVTVGSASTIEVLVRGKPFDVARLAQEGVARFEVK, from the coding sequence ATGAGTGAGGTAGCCGCCATGGAAGCCGTCAGCGCCGGCACCCTGCTGCGCCGCGCGCGCGAGGCCGCCGGCCTGCATGTGGCCGCGCTCGCGGTGTCGCTCAAGGTGCCGGTGCGCAAGCTCGAGGCGCTGGAAGAGGACCGCTTCGACCTGCTGCCGGAGCCGGTGTTCGCCCGCGCACTGGCCTGCAGCGTCTGCCGCGCGCTCAAGATCGACCCCCAGCCGGTGCTCGACCGCCTGCCGCAATCGTCCGCGCCCTGGCTGGTGCAGGACAACCCTGGTCTCAATGCGCCGTTCCGCGCCCCGGGCGATCCGCCGGGGCCGGCCTGGTGGGAGCAGCTGACCAATCCGGTGTTCCTCAGCGTGGCGGCCTTGCTGCTGGGCGCGCTGATCCTGCTGCTGCTGCCGGTGCCACAGCGTGAACAGGCGGCGCCCGCGCCGGGCCCGCTGGCCGCCGCGCCCGTGAAGCCGCCCGCCGCGGCACAACCTGCGGTGCAGACCGTATCCGTGGTGGCACAGGGCGAAGCGCCCCAGGCCGACAGGCCGGCTGCCGCCAGCAACGCGCAGCCAAGCGTGCCGGCCGCGGCCGTCATGCCGGCCATCGACAAGGTGGCCGCGCCGGCCGCCGCGGTACCGGTCGCGGTCGTGCCGGCTGTCACGGCAGCGGCACTGCCCGCCTCTGTCCCGGCCAAGCCGGTGGGCGGCCTGGTCGCCTTCCGCGCCGCCGCCCCGTCCTGGATCCAGGTCGTCGATGCCAATGGCAGCGTCAGGCTGAACCGCCTGCTGGCCGGGGGCGAGAGCGCCGGCATCTCCTCGGGCGCGCTGCCGCTGGCGGTCACCGTGGGCAGCGCCTCCACCATCGAAGTGCTGGTGCGCGGCAAGCCCTTCGATGTGGCGCGTCTGGCGCAAGAGGGCGTGGCCCGTTTCGAGGTCAAGTAA
- the ispG gene encoding flavodoxin-dependent (E)-4-hydroxy-3-methylbut-2-enyl-diphosphate synthase, which translates to MPVEPAAPQPRRSRQARTVWGSRVVTVGGDAPVRVQSMTNTDTQDAIGTAIQVKELAIAGSEMVRITVNTPEAAQAVPYIREQLDRMGIDVPLIGDFHYNGHRLLTEFPACAQALSKYRINPGNVGKGDKHDKQFGQMIDAALRWDKPVRIGVNWGSLDQELLAGLMDENSRRAMPWDARSVMYEALITSAIDSAKLAESMGMDGSQIILSCKVSGVQDLVSVYRELARRCDYPLHLGLTEAGMGTKGTVASSVALGILLQEGIGDTIRVSLTPQPGESRTQEVVIASEILQALGLRSFVPSVTACPGCGRTTSTTFQELAKQIDDHLRSQMPVWRAKYPGVEKMKVAVMGCIVNGPGESKHADIGISLPGTGEAPAAPVFIDGQKALTLRGDNIAAEFHQIVENYIEQRFGHATETA; encoded by the coding sequence ATGCCGGTGGAGCCGGCCGCCCCCCAACCCCGCCGTTCGCGCCAGGCGCGCACCGTGTGGGGTTCGCGCGTGGTGACGGTGGGCGGGGACGCGCCGGTGCGGGTGCAGTCCATGACCAACACCGACACCCAGGACGCGATAGGCACCGCCATCCAGGTCAAGGAGCTCGCCATCGCCGGCTCGGAGATGGTGCGCATCACCGTCAACACGCCCGAGGCGGCCCAGGCCGTTCCCTACATCCGCGAGCAGCTGGACCGCATGGGCATCGACGTGCCCCTGATCGGCGACTTCCACTACAACGGCCACCGGCTGCTGACCGAGTTCCCGGCCTGCGCCCAGGCGCTGTCCAAGTACCGCATCAACCCCGGCAACGTGGGCAAGGGCGACAAGCACGACAAGCAGTTCGGCCAGATGATCGACGCGGCGCTGCGCTGGGACAAGCCGGTGCGCATCGGCGTCAACTGGGGCAGCCTGGACCAGGAGCTGCTGGCCGGCCTGATGGACGAGAACAGCCGCCGCGCCATGCCCTGGGACGCCAGGTCGGTGATGTACGAGGCGCTGATCACCTCGGCCATCGACTCCGCGAAGCTGGCCGAGTCCATGGGCATGGACGGCAGCCAGATCATCCTGTCGTGCAAGGTCAGCGGCGTGCAGGACCTGGTCTCGGTCTACCGCGAGCTGGCGCGCCGCTGCGACTACCCGCTGCACCTGGGCCTGACCGAGGCCGGCATGGGCACCAAGGGCACGGTGGCCTCCAGCGTGGCGCTGGGCATCCTGCTGCAGGAGGGCATCGGCGACACCATCCGGGTCTCGCTCACGCCGCAGCCGGGCGAATCGCGCACGCAGGAGGTGGTCATCGCCTCCGAGATCCTGCAGGCCCTGGGCCTGCGCAGCTTCGTGCCCAGCGTCACGGCCTGCCCGGGCTGCGGCCGCACCACCAGCACCACCTTCCAGGAGCTGGCCAAGCAGATCGACGACCACCTGCGCAGCCAGATGCCGGTCTGGCGCGCCAAGTACCCGGGCGTCGAGAAGATGAAGGTGGCCGTGATGGGCTGCATCGTCAACGGCCCCGGCGAGAGCAAGCATGCCGACATCGGCATCAGCCTGCCGGGCACCGGCGAGGCGCCGGCCGCGCCGGTGTTCATCGACGGACAGAAGGCCCTCACCCTGCGCGGCGACAACATCGCGGCCGAGTTCCACCAGATCGTCGAAAACTACATCGAGCAGCGCTTCGGTCACGCCACCGAAACCGCCTGA
- the hisS gene encoding histidine--tRNA ligase, whose protein sequence is MAEKLSAVKGMNDILPASVPRTEKLPDSALWQWFEGAVRGVLGRYGYQYLLTPIVEPTQLFVRGLGEVTDIVEKEMYSFTDSMNGDRLTLRPEATAGIVRAMIEHNALYNGPLRIWTLGPMFRHERPQKGRYRQFHQLDVEALGFAGPDVDAEMILMARALWRELGLVEGSHVRLEINSLGQPDERRAHRQALVQHFEQNADALDEDARRRLHSNPLRILDSKNPQMQPLIERAPRLMDFLGAESRAHFDAVCAALDAVGLAFRVNPRLVRGMDYYNLTVFEWVTDQLGSQGTVCGGGRYDGLIAQLGGKPAPAVGFGLGIERLLLLVQELGLPVPSGAPDAYAIVPAGTPLAPVVVALETLRAAGLRVVQHAGGTEGPGSMKSQFKKADASGARHALIFGADELAAGEVTVKSLRDGGGAQSRRPLAAVADWAAALKG, encoded by the coding sequence ATGGCCGAGAAACTCAGTGCCGTCAAGGGCATGAACGACATCCTGCCGGCGTCGGTGCCGCGTACGGAGAAGCTGCCCGATTCCGCCTTGTGGCAATGGTTCGAGGGCGCGGTGCGCGGCGTGCTCGGCCGCTACGGCTACCAGTACCTGCTGACGCCCATCGTCGAGCCCACGCAGCTCTTCGTGCGCGGCCTGGGCGAGGTGACCGACATCGTGGAGAAGGAGATGTACTCCTTCACCGATTCGATGAACGGCGACCGGCTGACGCTGCGGCCCGAGGCCACTGCCGGCATCGTGCGGGCGATGATCGAGCACAACGCGCTGTACAACGGCCCGCTGCGCATCTGGACGCTGGGCCCCATGTTCCGCCACGAGCGGCCACAGAAGGGCCGCTACCGGCAGTTCCACCAGCTCGACGTGGAGGCCCTGGGTTTCGCCGGCCCCGACGTCGATGCCGAGATGATCCTGATGGCGCGCGCCCTGTGGCGCGAGCTCGGGCTGGTCGAAGGCAGCCACGTGCGGCTGGAGATCAACAGCCTGGGCCAGCCCGACGAGCGCCGCGCGCACCGCCAGGCGCTGGTGCAGCACTTCGAGCAGAACGCCGATGCGCTGGACGAGGATGCGCGGCGGCGCCTGCACAGCAATCCCCTGCGCATCCTGGACAGCAAGAACCCGCAGATGCAGCCGCTGATCGAGCGGGCGCCGCGGCTGATGGACTTCCTGGGGGCCGAGTCGCGCGCGCACTTCGACGCGGTGTGCGCGGCGCTGGACGCGGTGGGCCTCGCGTTCCGCGTCAACCCGCGCCTGGTGCGCGGCATGGACTACTACAACCTCACGGTGTTCGAGTGGGTGACCGACCAGCTCGGCTCGCAGGGCACGGTGTGCGGGGGCGGCCGCTACGACGGCCTGATCGCGCAGCTGGGCGGCAAGCCGGCGCCCGCGGTCGGCTTCGGCCTGGGCATCGAGCGGCTGCTGCTGCTGGTGCAGGAGCTGGGCCTGCCGGTGCCGTCCGGCGCGCCGGATGCCTACGCCATCGTGCCGGCCGGCACGCCCCTCGCGCCCGTGGTCGTGGCACTGGAGACATTGCGTGCCGCGGGCCTGCGGGTGGTGCAGCATGCCGGCGGCACCGAAGGGCCGGGCAGCATGAAGTCGCAGTTCAAGAAGGCCGACGCCAGCGGTGCGCGCCACGCGCTCATCTTCGGCGCGGACGAACTGGCGGCCGGCGAGGTCACCGTCAAGTCGCTGCGCGACGGCGGCGGGGCGCAGTCGCGCCGTCCGCTGGCCGCCGTGGCCGACTGGGCCGCGGCCCTGAAGGGCTGA
- a CDS encoding YfgM family protein yields MAKHLDLEEQEQLDQLKHFWNAYGNLITWLLIAVFGSIAAWNGWQYWQRQQGLRASALYEEVERAAQAGDLARLQRGFDDVKDKFGGTLYAAQAGLLAAETFFDKGNADASKAALGWVAAESGNAGYQAVARLRLAGLLTEAKAYDQALQQLAGEFPNEFAPLAADRRGDIYNLQGKKAEARAEYARAYQGLEGRAEYRRLVEVKLASLGGDPKAAEAPAAAASGTAKP; encoded by the coding sequence ATGGCTAAACACCTCGACCTCGAAGAACAGGAGCAGCTGGACCAGCTGAAGCACTTCTGGAACGCCTACGGCAACCTGATCACCTGGTTGCTGATCGCCGTGTTCGGCAGCATCGCGGCCTGGAACGGCTGGCAGTACTGGCAGCGCCAGCAGGGCCTGCGCGCGTCCGCGCTGTACGAGGAGGTCGAACGCGCCGCCCAGGCCGGCGACCTGGCCCGGCTGCAGCGCGGCTTCGACGACGTGAAGGACAAGTTCGGCGGCACCCTCTATGCCGCCCAGGCCGGCCTGCTGGCGGCCGAGACCTTCTTCGACAAGGGCAACGCGGACGCCTCCAAGGCGGCGCTGGGCTGGGTGGCCGCCGAGTCGGGCAATGCGGGTTACCAGGCGGTGGCGCGCCTGCGGCTGGCGGGCCTGCTCACCGAGGCCAAGGCCTACGACCAGGCCCTGCAGCAGCTGGCCGGCGAGTTCCCGAACGAGTTCGCGCCGCTGGCGGCGGACCGCCGCGGCGACATCTACAACCTCCAGGGCAAGAAGGCCGAGGCACGGGCCGAGTACGCCCGGGCCTACCAGGGCCTGGAGGGCCGCGCCGAGTACCGCCGGCTGGTCGAGGTGAAGCTGGCGTCGCTGGGCGGCGATCCAAAGGCCGCGGAGGCGCCCGCGGCGGCGGCTTCCGGAACGGCCAAACCATGA
- the bamB gene encoding outer membrane protein assembly factor BamB, which yields MSRAAVPARTGAGRAALLALALAGSLLAGCSALPSFLGGGPERPKPAELGPNPGLIGVRQAWSARIGKVEFPLSVQVQGTTLWVAGSDGAVAALDAASGRELWRGSAGGALAAGVGSDGSVTAVVTRENDLVALGEGGQPLWRQKLVAQAYTAPFVAGGRVFVLAADRTVSAFDGQTGRRLWSQQRPGEPLVLRQGGVLLAVGDTLLAGQAGRLAALNPGNGSIRWEAPIATPRGTNDVERLVDLVGRVSRVGSSVCARAFQAAVGCVDANRGTVAWTKPANGADGVHGDERQVFGSESDGRVVAWRRSDGERTWVNDKLTYRGLTAPLLVGRSVAVGDSTGLVHLLSREDGSLLTRLSTDGSAIAAAPVLAGNTLVVVTRNGGVFGFVPE from the coding sequence ATGAGCCGGGCGGCGGTACCGGCCCGCACCGGCGCGGGACGCGCGGCGCTCCTGGCGCTGGCCCTGGCAGGCAGCCTGCTGGCCGGCTGCTCCGCGCTGCCTTCGTTCCTGGGCGGCGGCCCCGAGCGGCCCAAGCCGGCCGAGCTGGGGCCCAACCCGGGCCTGATCGGCGTGCGCCAGGCCTGGTCCGCCCGCATCGGCAAGGTCGAGTTCCCCCTGTCGGTCCAGGTCCAGGGCACCACCTTGTGGGTGGCCGGCAGCGACGGCGCCGTGGCCGCGCTGGACGCCGCCAGCGGGCGTGAGCTGTGGCGCGGCAGCGCCGGCGGTGCATTGGCGGCGGGCGTCGGCAGCGACGGCAGCGTCACGGCCGTGGTCACGCGCGAGAACGACCTGGTGGCGCTGGGCGAGGGCGGCCAGCCGCTGTGGCGCCAGAAGCTCGTCGCCCAGGCCTACACCGCCCCCTTCGTCGCCGGCGGCCGGGTGTTCGTGCTGGCCGCGGACCGCACCGTGTCGGCCTTCGACGGCCAGACCGGCCGTCGCCTCTGGAGCCAGCAGCGCCCGGGTGAGCCCCTGGTGCTGCGCCAGGGCGGCGTGCTGCTGGCCGTGGGCGATACCCTGCTGGCCGGCCAGGCCGGCCGGCTGGCCGCGCTGAACCCGGGCAACGGCAGCATCCGCTGGGAGGCGCCCATCGCCACGCCGCGCGGCACCAACGACGTGGAACGGCTGGTGGACCTGGTCGGGCGCGTCAGCCGAGTCGGCAGCAGCGTCTGCGCCCGGGCGTTCCAGGCGGCGGTGGGCTGCGTGGACGCGAACCGCGGCACCGTGGCCTGGACCAAGCCGGCCAATGGCGCCGACGGGGTGCACGGCGACGAGCGCCAGGTGTTCGGCAGCGAGAGCGACGGCCGCGTCGTCGCCTGGCGCCGCAGCGACGGCGAGCGCACCTGGGTCAACGACAAGCTGACGTACCGCGGCCTGACGGCGCCGCTGCTGGTGGGCCGCTCGGTCGCCGTGGGCGACAGCACGGGCCTGGTGCACCTGCTGTCGCGCGAGGACGGCAGCCTGCTCACCCGCCTGTCCACCGACGGCTCGGCCATCGCGGCGGCGCCCGTGCTGGCCGGCAACACCCTGGTCGTGGTGACGCGCAACGGCGGCGTCTTCGGCTTCGTTCCTGAATGA
- the der gene encoding ribosome biogenesis GTPase Der, which translates to MKPVMALVGRPNVGKSTLFNRLTKSRDAIVADFAGLTRDRHYGNARQGRHEFIVIDTGGFEPTAEGGIYMEMAKQTRQAVAEADVVVFVVDARGGLSAQDHDIAGYLRKLGKPTVLAANKAEGMQEGAQLAEFYELGLGEVLPVSAAHGQGIRSLVDTALGLLQLPEPGEEGEAGPDGTIKLAVAGRPNVGKSTLINTWLGEERLVAFDLPGTTRDAISVPFERAGQKFELIDTAGLRRKGRVFEAIEKFSVVKTLQAIESANVVLLLLDATQGVTDQDAHIAGYILESGRAVVLAVNKWDAVDDYQREQLQRQIESRLAFLKFAKLHFISARKRQGLGPVWQSIAEAHRSATVKMPTPVLTRLLLEAVQFQSPKRAGMFRPKLRYAHQGGMNPPVIVVHGNSLEHVTDAYKRFLEGRFRKEFNLVGTPLRIEMKTSKNPYADKE; encoded by the coding sequence ATGAAACCGGTCATGGCCCTGGTGGGCCGCCCCAACGTCGGCAAGTCCACGCTGTTCAACCGGCTGACCAAGTCGCGCGACGCCATCGTGGCCGACTTCGCCGGCCTGACGCGCGACCGCCACTACGGCAACGCCAGGCAGGGCCGGCACGAGTTCATCGTCATCGACACCGGCGGCTTCGAGCCCACGGCCGAGGGCGGCATCTACATGGAGATGGCCAAGCAGACGCGCCAGGCGGTCGCCGAGGCCGACGTGGTGGTGTTCGTGGTCGACGCGCGCGGCGGGTTGTCGGCACAGGACCATGACATCGCCGGCTACCTGCGCAAGCTGGGCAAGCCCACGGTGCTGGCGGCCAACAAGGCCGAGGGCATGCAGGAGGGTGCCCAGCTGGCCGAGTTCTACGAGCTCGGCCTGGGCGAGGTGCTGCCGGTCTCGGCCGCGCACGGGCAGGGCATCCGCAGCCTGGTCGACACCGCCCTCGGGCTGCTGCAGCTGCCCGAGCCCGGCGAGGAAGGCGAGGCCGGGCCGGACGGCACCATCAAGCTGGCCGTGGCCGGCCGGCCCAACGTCGGCAAGTCCACCCTCATCAACACCTGGCTGGGCGAGGAGCGCCTGGTCGCCTTCGACCTGCCCGGCACCACCCGCGACGCGATCTCCGTGCCGTTCGAGCGCGCCGGGCAGAAGTTCGAGCTGATCGACACCGCCGGCCTGCGCCGCAAGGGCCGGGTGTTCGAGGCGATCGAGAAGTTCTCGGTGGTCAAGACGCTGCAGGCGATCGAATCGGCCAACGTCGTGCTGCTGCTGCTGGACGCGACCCAGGGCGTGACCGACCAGGACGCGCACATCGCGGGCTACATCCTGGAGAGCGGCCGGGCGGTGGTGCTCGCGGTCAACAAGTGGGACGCGGTGGACGACTACCAGCGCGAGCAACTGCAGCGGCAGATCGAGTCGCGGCTGGCCTTCCTGAAGTTCGCCAAGCTGCATTTCATCTCGGCCAGGAAGCGACAGGGCCTGGGTCCGGTGTGGCAGTCCATCGCCGAGGCCCACAGGTCGGCCACGGTCAAGATGCCCACCCCGGTGTTGACGCGCCTGCTGCTGGAGGCGGTGCAGTTCCAGTCGCCCAAGCGCGCCGGCATGTTCCGCCCCAAGCTGCGCTACGCGCACCAGGGCGGCATGAATCCCCCCGTGATCGTGGTGCACGGCAATTCGCTGGAGCACGTGACCGACGCGTACAAGCGCTTCCTGGAAGGGCGCTTCCGCAAGGAATTCAACCTCGTCGGCACCCCGCTGCGCATCGAGATGAAGACCTCGAAGAACCCCTACGCGGACAAGGAATAG
- the hfq gene encoding RNA chaperone Hfq: MSNKGQLLQDPFLNTLRREHVPVSIYLVNGIKLQGQIESFDQYVVLLRNTVTQMVYKHAISTIVPGRAVNFSTAESNEASAA, translated from the coding sequence GTGAGCAACAAAGGGCAACTACTACAAGACCCCTTCCTCAATACCCTGCGTCGCGAGCATGTGCCGGTGTCGATCTACCTGGTCAACGGCATCAAGTTGCAGGGGCAGATAGAGTCCTTCGACCAGTACGTCGTGCTCCTGCGCAACACCGTGACGCAAATGGTCTACAAGCACGCCATCTCCACCATCGTTCCCGGGCGCGCCGTGAATTTCTCCACGGCCGAAAGCAACGAAGCTTCCGCAGCCTGA
- the hflX gene encoding GTPase HflX — protein MSETPQTQRPAASAILVGVDLGHPHFDAELEELGLLAQTAGLEPVARVTCKRKAPDAALFIGSGKADEIKLLAEQAGASEVLFDQSLSPAQQRNLERHLGLPVNDRTLLILEIFAQRARSHEGKLQVELARLQYVSTRLVRRWSHLERQTGGAGVRGGPGEKQIELDRRMIGEAIKRTRERLEKVKKQRHTQRRQRERQGAFNISLVGYTNAGKSTLFNSLVKARAYAADQLFATLDTTTRQLYLGPNPDDPQGGGRSVSLSDTVGFIRDLPHGLIDAFEATLQEAADADLLLHVVDAANPNHPEQIAEVQRVLREIGADQVPQLLVFNKVDALDAGQHPRQAEDVFELEGTPVPRLFVSGRSGHGLPALRSRLAEAAAGARGAALALPGDPEMQGTVA, from the coding sequence TTGTCTGAAACTCCGCAAACACAACGTCCCGCCGCCTCCGCCATCCTGGTCGGGGTCGACCTGGGCCATCCCCATTTCGATGCCGAGCTCGAGGAGCTCGGCCTGCTCGCGCAGACCGCCGGCCTGGAGCCGGTGGCGCGGGTGACCTGCAAGCGCAAGGCGCCCGACGCGGCGCTGTTCATCGGCAGCGGCAAGGCCGACGAGATCAAGCTGCTGGCCGAGCAGGCCGGCGCCAGCGAGGTGCTGTTCGACCAGTCGCTCAGCCCCGCGCAGCAACGTAACCTGGAACGGCACCTGGGCCTGCCGGTCAATGACCGCACCCTGCTGATCCTGGAGATCTTCGCCCAGCGTGCCCGCAGCCACGAAGGCAAGCTGCAGGTGGAACTGGCGCGCCTGCAGTACGTCAGCACCCGCCTGGTGCGGCGCTGGTCCCACCTGGAGCGCCAGACCGGCGGCGCCGGCGTGCGCGGCGGCCCGGGCGAGAAGCAGATCGAACTGGACCGCCGCATGATCGGCGAGGCCATCAAGCGCACGCGCGAGCGGCTGGAGAAGGTGAAGAAGCAGCGCCACACCCAGCGCCGCCAGCGCGAGCGCCAGGGAGCCTTCAACATCTCCCTGGTCGGCTACACCAACGCCGGCAAGTCCACGCTGTTCAACAGCCTGGTCAAGGCGCGCGCCTACGCGGCCGACCAGCTGTTCGCCACGCTGGACACCACCACCCGCCAGCTGTACCTGGGCCCGAATCCCGACGATCCGCAGGGCGGCGGCCGTTCGGTCTCGCTGTCCGACACGGTGGGCTTCATCCGCGACCTGCCGCACGGCCTGATCGACGCGTTCGAGGCCACGCTGCAGGAGGCGGCCGATGCCGACCTGCTGCTGCACGTGGTGGACGCGGCCAATCCCAACCACCCGGAGCAGATCGCCGAGGTGCAGCGCGTGCTGCGCGAGATCGGCGCCGACCAGGTGCCGCAGCTGCTGGTGTTCAACAAGGTGGACGCGCTGGATGCCGGCCAGCACCCGCGCCAGGCCGAGGATGTGTTCGAGCTGGAGGGCACGCCGGTGCCGCGCCTGTTCGTCAGCGGCCGCAGCGGCCACGGCCTGCCGGCGCTGCGCTCGCGTCTGGCCGAGGCCGCGGCCGGCGCCCGCGGCGCCGCTTTGGCCCTGCCGGGCGACCCGGAAATGCAGGGAACGGTCGCCTGA